The Mastacembelus armatus chromosome 24, fMasArm1.2, whole genome shotgun sequence sequence TCTTGCCTGTTCTATCAAGTCgtgagtaaaataaataaataataaataaataaataaatattggttTATTTGGATTTATTGCAGAATGCTGATGTTATTGACTTTAAACACTTGTACAGGAAAAAGTTACTCATTATACAAACATATTTCAATATTTGATGATGTGCTACTGTTCTCTTTTTGGAGTAGATAAACTGTGCTACAGACTTTTCTCAGACAGGTTGCATTTCCTCTTTAGCAAATTTCAGTCAGGCAGACATTGGGAAGCCAATCTTAGAAGTGGTGCTAGAAGCTGGAGATCTCCTCTACTTTCCCAGAGGATTCATCCACCAGGGTAACTGCCTCCCAGATGCTTACTCCCTGCACATAACCATCTCCTCTTACCAGAAGAACAGCTGGGGGGATTTGCTACAGAAGGTAAAAACAGTCTGGTCCCTACTTAAAATATATATGAGCTCTGTGGGGTATGATTGAAATTGTAGTTCAGAGTTAACTGTCCGGTTGACTGTTTTAGATGTTAGATGCCCGTCATCTACTCTAATGTGAAAATATATGCAACtacaaaatgaaagaacataTGAATTAACTCTAGTATGGATcctagatttttttaaaaaaatgtgataaaCAACCTTTGctcttttgctcttttcagGTGGTACCGGCAGCATTGGAAATAGCAATGGAGGAGGATGTGGAGTTCAGACAGGGCTTACCTCTGGACTACCTGACATACATGGGAGTACAGAATTCTGACAAGGTGAATAACCTGTTCTTTTATTCATCACTTCTGATCACCATCCCTGTCTTTTCACCAAATCAGCCACCAACACTCCCAAGTTCTCATTATGTAGGATGACCCACGCAGGACAAAATTCTTCTCACAAATTGAACGCCTGATGAAGAAGCTACCAAATTATGCTCCGGTTGACGCTGCTGTAGATCAGAAAGCCAGGGACTTCCTCCACAACTGCCTGCCTCCCATGCTGACTTCAGGTATGTGACGAATACACCAGTCTGTAATCATCTTGTTTCCAGTTTGCTCCATTCAGTGCAGCTGGAAAGCAGAAAATTTTCTGGCACAAAAGTATGTTTTAAAGTTTGTAGGATGTCCTGTGAATGAGTGATCCCAGCTTTGGGATATTATGCTTCTGTCAAACACATTCACTCCATCTTATACAGAGGAATTGGCCAGCACCGTTCAGGGAGCACCTACCAGGTGGGAGCGAGGACAAGTAAAGGATGTGGGTGCACAGATAAATACCCAAACCCGAGTCAGGATCCTCCGTGCTGGGTGCGCCAGGTAATACAAGCATTTTATGCCTATCACAACACATTTACCTCAGGCAGGTGTGGaagtttaattcagttttatttgtataacgccaaatcacaatgcactaatctcaaggcactttacaaaaaacccaataaatcccttatgagcaagcactttgCGAAATGGctattcaaaatgttttaggcTTCAGTAAACCAATAAAGCAGATATGTAAACATGTATCAGTATTTAGCTTATAAGCTTTGTCTCTTGCCAGGTTATGCAGTGATGGTGAAGCTGTGCATTTGTACTACACAACAGAAAACTCCAGAGTTTACCACAAAGAGGAGCTCAAGAGTTTCGAAATCAAGCCAGAGGTAGAGAATGGAAGAACTGCTTAAATCTCATGTACAGTGTCTTAATGATGTTGACACAACTTcataattgtttttcttttagcaCACAGATGCAGTTGAGTTTCTGATCCATTCATATCCCAAATATGTGACAGTGGAAAGCTTCCCATGTGATGCTGCAGAGGCCAaggtacctttttttttttttttttaagatctaTAGCTGTGATAAACTAccattttatgtgttgtatGGAATCATGCTCTTGGGGATTGACAGGTCTTGTGACATTTTGTTTGGGTTGATTGGATGGAAACATTTGCTCACATCCTTATCATCCTAGTCTAAATAGCCCAAGGGGCATTATATAACCCTGTGTTTCTGAAGTTTGAGTGGGTCTCATGGTGTTggtatttttttccccaggtTGCTTTAGCTGAGCGGCTTTTTGAGAGGGGGATTATCCACACAGCAGAACCTCTGTAGTGACCACAGATTCCTAAGTCAAGCTGACAACACGTGTACACTGCAAATGCCTTCAAACAAAATATGATGCAAAACACTTCTTGTCCACTGAGACTTCATTCATTGTACTTTGTTGTTCAGGTTGAAGACACATATAAACTGGTTTGCTGTTCcgtatctgtttttttttttttttcaaattgttgTGTTATGCAACTAAAAGAACCAGGAAGAATCAAAAGTCTTTGATGAGAAAGGacatgtttattgttgattGACACAAATCAAAAGCAGTGGTACAGGAAACTTCTTAAATATTCTGATTTGATCAGTCATTCACAGGACACATATCCAGGTAGGGGTAGTAGTCTATTTCCAGGTCACTTCCTCACCAGGCTTTAGCTCCCtacagaaaagagaaattaaaagtTGAATAATATGTGAGTTAGATGACATTAGATAACCACTGGTGTGAAAATGTAGTTGTTACAACCCAgcatttttacagtttcacacacatcacaatATTAGGAAACTGTAATCAGCTATTTGGCACTGTTCTATGAAATAGTTATCACCTCATAGATGTCTTAAGCATTTGGTTGTGTTTACTAAAGTAAAGTGATTATGTATTGA is a genomic window containing:
- the riox1 gene encoding ribosomal oxygenase 1, which gives rise to MERKRMSAFSLYKTLSTDFPPPAKKPSLQVKAKKKKKNEKEDEAIKVNTAKFQIKSERKKMRKKLPKSAQKEREEECVNGDDDTLDSLLADLATVNNSRERANKLFQWLISPIPAKAFFRDTWEKKPILVQRKNPHYYKELFSTAKFERILREEDVQYGVNLDVTSYTNGKRETHNPPGRALPYTVWDFYESGCSIRMLNPQAFSSTVWNVLSILQEQFGSMAGANVYLTPPGTQGFAPHYDDIEAFVVQLEGKKHWRVYNPRTEDEVLPVLSSPNFSQADIGKPILEVVLEAGDLLYFPRGFIHQGNCLPDAYSLHITISSYQKNSWGDLLQKVVPAALEIAMEEDVEFRQGLPLDYLTYMGVQNSDKDDPRRTKFFSQIERLMKKLPNYAPVDAAVDQKARDFLHNCLPPMLTSEELASTVQGAPTRWERGQVKDVGAQINTQTRVRILRAGCARLCSDGEAVHLYYTTENSRVYHKEELKSFEIKPEHTDAVEFLIHSYPKYVTVESFPCDAAEAKVALAERLFERGIIHTAEPL